The following are encoded in a window of Solidesulfovibrio magneticus RS-1 genomic DNA:
- a CDS encoding aryl-sulfate sulfotransferase — protein sequence MTNGNAQEQTLGLFAADVAAQPGLTLVSTLFGHDTWLLDNAGQVVNSWTSDRVGAGAAYLLDNGDLVRSAVAYRNAHVGIMNAPAGGLIEEFDWEGNLVWSYKYIGEDYSQHHDFCVMPNGNLLLVAWEYKSPQEAYLAGRSPAFIPTKGLLVDYVVEVQKTGPNSGQVVWEWHAWDHLVQDENPALPDYGQVSSHPERINLNSIGALVRETGKVDSDWTHINGIDYNAETDQIMLSVHTQSEVWIIDHGTTTAEAAGTTGGKAGHGGDLLYRFGNPQTYDAGAAADQTLYGQHDALWIEDGLPGAGNVLVFNNGWQSPYGEYSHVQELVLPVDEDGTYRRNFDGSFAEPEVVWSYPDGDVPGFYSAYVSGAQRLENGDTLVTLGATGNLLEITPAGQTVWNYVNPDTDQGLLRQGASAEAVGLGYANNVFRATRYAYDFEGFVGKSLVGGNLLVADPTPQASAVAGQTGAGAALAFAAV from the coding sequence ATGACTAACGGCAATGCCCAGGAACAAACCCTTGGCCTTTTTGCGGCCGACGTCGCCGCCCAGCCCGGCTTGACTCTGGTTTCGACGTTATTTGGCCACGACACCTGGCTTCTCGACAACGCCGGCCAGGTCGTCAACTCTTGGACCAGCGACCGTGTCGGCGCTGGAGCGGCGTATCTCCTGGACAACGGCGACCTCGTGCGCTCCGCTGTCGCCTACCGCAACGCCCACGTCGGCATCATGAACGCCCCGGCCGGCGGCCTTATCGAGGAGTTCGACTGGGAAGGCAACCTCGTGTGGAGTTATAAGTACATCGGCGAGGACTACAGCCAGCACCACGATTTCTGTGTCATGCCAAACGGCAATTTGTTGCTGGTGGCCTGGGAATACAAAAGCCCTCAGGAAGCCTATCTGGCCGGCCGTTCCCCGGCGTTCATCCCGACCAAGGGCCTGCTGGTCGATTACGTCGTCGAGGTCCAGAAAACCGGACCGAATTCGGGCCAGGTCGTCTGGGAGTGGCACGCCTGGGACCATCTCGTGCAGGACGAAAACCCGGCCCTGCCCGATTATGGCCAGGTGTCAAGCCACCCCGAGCGCATCAACCTCAATTCCATCGGCGCCCTGGTGAGGGAAACCGGCAAGGTCGATTCCGACTGGACCCACATCAACGGCATCGATTACAATGCCGAAACCGACCAGATCATGTTGAGCGTCCACACCCAAAGCGAGGTCTGGATCATCGACCACGGCACGACCACGGCCGAGGCGGCCGGCACAACCGGCGGCAAGGCCGGCCACGGCGGCGATCTCCTCTACCGCTTCGGCAATCCCCAGACCTATGACGCCGGCGCGGCCGCCGACCAGACCCTTTACGGTCAGCACGACGCTTTGTGGATCGAAGACGGGCTGCCCGGAGCCGGCAATGTGCTGGTCTTCAACAACGGCTGGCAAAGCCCGTATGGCGAGTATTCCCACGTCCAGGAACTGGTCCTGCCCGTGGACGAGGACGGCACGTATCGCCGAAATTTCGACGGGTCCTTTGCCGAACCCGAGGTGGTCTGGAGCTATCCCGACGGCGACGTGCCCGGCTTTTATTCGGCCTACGTCTCCGGAGCCCAGCGTCTGGAGAACGGCGACACCCTGGTGACCCTTGGCGCGACCGGCAACTTGCTGGAAATCACGCCGGCCGGGCAAACGGTCTGGAATTACGTCAACCCGGACACTGACCAGGGCTTGTTGCGACAAGGGGCGTCGGCCGAGGCCGTGGGCCTGGGCTATGCCAACAATGTCTTTCGGGCCACCCGGTATGCGTATGATTTCGAAGGCTTTGTCGGGAAAAGTCTGGTTGGCGGCAACCTCCTTGTCGCCGACCCTACGCCCCAGGCTTCGGCCGTGGCCGGCCAGACCGGAGCGGGCGCGGCCCTGGCTTTCGCAGCCGTCTGA
- a CDS encoding DUF5343 domain-containing protein produces MPTSVLPKPPLTRAYTLKVSKIPDYFGVLLGNPIPEVFDTAFLAKSGFRYAIDRTFIDILAGLGFLTEAGQPTRRYADFHGRRLSGTVLRQGLADAYAGLLAELPNAAVCPEREIMETVSRYFQGEINDMAACGIAATFLALTRYAASLDNGAASADAAQQPAVTPDSASRPASSPPGANGPATASKPAAAPHSGAAPAAAPELTAAPTSVAAGQPEATPKPEAASGSVAAGSPAVAVAPVAAPEPVAQEQAASLQAAPAPKAGAHPEAFAPTTAEATSAPVAPAPEPVAPTASVAASLAAAPASAVTKAPTPAKDMETAARPDAAPGIVIEAFPSEARGSSPAAPKHPTIHITLPASTDEAVYDAIFASLKRHLLSPGENA; encoded by the coding sequence ATGCCAACCAGCGTCTTACCGAAGCCACCCCTGACTCGGGCCTATACGTTAAAGGTCTCCAAGATTCCGGATTACTTCGGGGTATTGCTTGGAAATCCGATTCCGGAGGTCTTCGACACGGCGTTTCTGGCCAAGTCCGGCTTCCGCTACGCCATTGACCGGACTTTCATCGACATCCTTGCGGGGCTGGGGTTTCTCACTGAAGCCGGCCAGCCAACTCGCCGCTATGCCGATTTCCACGGCCGTCGCCTGTCCGGGACCGTGTTGCGCCAGGGGTTGGCCGACGCTTATGCCGGCCTGCTGGCCGAACTGCCCAACGCCGCCGTCTGCCCCGAACGCGAAATCATGGAGACCGTGTCCCGGTATTTCCAAGGGGAAATCAACGACATGGCGGCCTGCGGCATCGCCGCCACCTTCCTGGCCCTGACGCGTTACGCAGCCAGCCTCGACAACGGTGCGGCCAGCGCCGACGCGGCGCAACAACCGGCCGTCACGCCCGATTCGGCGTCCAGGCCGGCCTCGTCGCCTCCCGGCGCAAACGGCCCAGCGACGGCGTCCAAACCTGCGGCCGCGCCACACTCCGGAGCCGCACCGGCTGCCGCACCTGAGTTGACCGCCGCGCCCACATCCGTGGCGGCGGGCCAGCCCGAGGCGACGCCCAAGCCGGAGGCCGCGTCCGGGTCCGTGGCGGCGGGCAGCCCTGCTGTTGCCGTTGCGCCCGTGGCCGCTCCGGAACCGGTTGCCCAGGAACAGGCCGCGTCACTCCAGGCCGCGCCTGCGCCTAAGGCCGGCGCCCATCCCGAGGCTTTCGCCCCAACCACCGCCGAGGCCACATCCGCCCCCGTCGCTCCCGCGCCGGAACCGGTTGCCCCGACCGCCTCCGTAGCGGCATCGCTTGCCGCCGCGCCGGCGTCCGCCGTCACCAAAGCGCCGACTCCGGCCAAGGACATGGAAACGGCGGCCAGGCCGGACGCAGCCCCAGGCATCGTCATCGAGGCCTTCCCATCGGAAGCCCGGGGTTCGAGCCCGGCCGCGCCCAAGCACCCCACAATCCACATCACCCTGCCGGCCAGCACCGACGAGGCGGTCTACGACGCCATTTTCGCCAGTTTGAAGCGCCATCTGCTGTCGCCGGGCGAAAATGCCTAG
- a CDS encoding HAD family hydrolase, with amino-acid sequence MEPRHIKGVLFDAFGTLCHIESPRLPYRSIMKRWEKGAVDCYQAIMTRDVSLAEFAGEAGLSREETALLEAQVAKETDSVCLFPEVAQTLETLREHGVKIAVVSNLAQPYGASCLELLPFEPDVRAFSYEVGARKPEVPIYRYAWERLGCAPEELLMVGDSLQNDYQAPRDLGLHALWLDRKAASLQGENGHVVNSLQGILGYLGIG; translated from the coding sequence ATGGAGCCACGGCACATCAAAGGCGTGCTTTTCGACGCTTTCGGCACCTTGTGTCACATCGAATCCCCCCGGCTCCCTTACCGTTCGATTATGAAGCGATGGGAGAAAGGGGCGGTCGATTGCTATCAAGCCATCATGACGCGGGATGTTTCCTTGGCGGAATTCGCCGGGGAAGCCGGTTTGTCCAGGGAGGAAACCGCTCTCCTGGAAGCGCAAGTGGCCAAGGAAACGGACTCCGTGTGCCTTTTCCCCGAGGTGGCGCAAACGCTGGAGACGCTCCGGGAGCATGGCGTCAAAATCGCGGTAGTCTCCAACCTCGCTCAGCCCTATGGCGCGTCATGTCTTGAGCTTCTGCCCTTTGAACCGGATGTTCGCGCCTTTTCCTACGAGGTCGGCGCGCGCAAGCCAGAGGTCCCCATCTACCGGTATGCCTGGGAAAGGCTCGGCTGTGCCCCAGAGGAACTCCTCATGGTCGGTGATTCGTTGCAAAACGACTATCAGGCTCCCCGCGATCTCGGGCTTCACGCCCTATGGCTTGATCGAAAGGCCGCCTCGCTCCAGGGCGAGAATGGGCATGTCGTCAATTCCCTCCAGGGCATCCTTGGCTACCTGGGGATCGGCTGA
- a CDS encoding class I SAM-dependent methyltransferase translates to MDIPRIFTITESAHRIHNPFTPDKFAVLGQALRLEPGTRILDLGSGSGEMLCTWARDHGIRGVGVDMSSLFTEQARSRAVELGVADRVRFVHGDAAGYVADEKVHVAACVGATWIGGGVAGTVELLARSLGEGGIILIGEPYWRQLPPTEDVAKGCLAGAVADFLALPELVASYGRLGCDVVEMVLADQDGWDRYEAAKWLTMHRWLQAHPDDELAGEVRAKLTSEPVRYATYTREYLGWGVFALMLR, encoded by the coding sequence ATGGACATTCCGCGGATTTTCACCATCACGGAAAGCGCGCATCGCATCCACAATCCGTTCACGCCCGACAAGTTCGCGGTGCTGGGCCAGGCGTTGCGTCTGGAACCCGGGACGCGCATCCTCGATCTCGGCAGCGGGTCGGGGGAGATGCTGTGCACTTGGGCCCGCGATCACGGCATACGCGGCGTCGGCGTGGACATGAGTTCCTTGTTCACCGAGCAGGCGAGAAGCCGGGCCGTGGAGCTCGGCGTGGCCGACCGCGTCCGGTTTGTCCACGGCGACGCCGCCGGCTATGTCGCCGATGAGAAGGTGCATGTGGCCGCCTGCGTCGGCGCGACGTGGATTGGCGGCGGCGTTGCCGGCACGGTCGAGCTCTTGGCCCGAAGCCTGGGTGAGGGCGGGATCATCCTCATCGGCGAACCCTACTGGCGGCAATTGCCGCCGACCGAAGACGTTGCCAAAGGCTGTCTGGCCGGCGCGGTCGCCGACTTTCTCGCCCTCCCGGAGCTTGTCGCGTCTTATGGCCGCCTGGGCTGCGACGTCGTGGAGATGGTCCTGGCCGACCAGGACGGCTGGGACCGCTACGAGGCGGCCAAATGGCTCACCATGCACCGCTGGCTCCAGGCCCATCCCGACGACGAGCTGGCCGGGGAGGTTCGGGCCAAGCTGACCTCGGAACCCGTACGTTACGCCACGTACACGCGCGAATACCTGGGCTGGGGCGTGTTTGCGCTGATGCTGCGGTGA
- a CDS encoding type II toxin-antitoxin system MqsA family antitoxin: METHPMCHEDGIEMVRDVRPVEFSYKGQTMTVAMPGWYCPKCGEGLYTRADMKVSDRALNAMKARCEGLLDGPQVKRIRKKLGLTQAAAGDLIGGGPKAFTKYEKGDALTSRAVTNLLKVLDAVPDALTILRENQGRPSC; this comes from the coding sequence GTGGAAACACATCCCATGTGCCACGAAGACGGAATCGAAATGGTTCGTGACGTGAGGCCGGTGGAATTTTCCTACAAGGGACAGACGATGACTGTCGCCATGCCCGGATGGTATTGCCCGAAATGCGGGGAAGGTCTCTATACCCGTGCGGACATGAAGGTCTCCGACCGAGCACTAAACGCCATGAAGGCGAGGTGCGAGGGGCTGTTGGACGGCCCGCAGGTCAAGCGCATCCGCAAAAAGCTCGGGCTGACCCAGGCGGCGGCCGGCGACCTCATCGGCGGCGGCCCGAAAGCGTTCACCAAGTATGAGAAGGGGGATGCCCTGACCAGTCGGGCCGTGACCAACCTGTTGAAGGTGCTGGACGCCGTGCCTGACGCGCTCACGATCCTTCGGGAAAATCAGGGGCGCCCTTCCTGCTGA
- a CDS encoding DUF3987 domain-containing protein produces the protein MSSAIRGLPRAQLQIGATTDDPDDLALKEWPRFSFDACPGILGEFVRLATRDSEADPAAVCITALVRFGAEVYGYAPNRGPHLYVGETIHPPRLFAVICGNSSKARKGTSRHPVTKLFERKHCLPIDLKTWGVPLPARESGGPLSTGEGLAHHVRDESDEERERRQRQNPAEPVREKGDKRLVIMDEELASAFACFKREGNTLSMGIRCFWDSGDYAPLTKNNPILVRGAHISIIAHITMQELAVCLGEVQAVNGFGNRFLWICARRSKLVALPSRMPDAELAPLQRELWRRVGQAQQRGVMTMTANTLELWRHVYPELSQEHTGLAGSIINRAEAQTLRLSLLYALLDAQGEIEEPHLQAALAMWRYAQDSALYIFGDRATDPLEDKILEALKTGPLTATELSSALSRHVPRDRLKPLLQQLEAQQRITITKVKNAGRPRIILALRELSEKSEQRRIGA, from the coding sequence ATGAGCAGCGCAATCCGGGGGCTGCCCCGGGCTCAGCTGCAGATCGGTGCCACAACCGACGATCCTGATGACCTTGCCCTCAAGGAATGGCCTCGATTCTCGTTTGACGCCTGCCCAGGCATCCTGGGCGAGTTCGTGCGACTGGCGACACGCGACAGCGAAGCCGATCCGGCGGCGGTCTGCATCACCGCGTTGGTGCGCTTCGGGGCGGAGGTTTACGGCTACGCGCCCAACCGAGGCCCACACCTCTATGTGGGCGAAACCATCCACCCACCGCGACTCTTCGCCGTCATCTGCGGCAATTCCAGCAAGGCCCGCAAAGGGACCTCCCGGCATCCCGTGACAAAGCTCTTTGAGCGGAAACACTGCCTGCCCATCGACCTGAAGACATGGGGCGTCCCTTTGCCCGCCAGGGAGAGCGGCGGCCCGCTCTCCACGGGGGAAGGCCTGGCCCACCATGTGCGAGACGAAAGCGACGAGGAGCGGGAACGAAGGCAGCGACAGAACCCCGCCGAACCGGTCCGCGAAAAGGGAGACAAAAGGCTCGTCATCATGGACGAAGAGTTAGCAAGCGCCTTTGCTTGCTTCAAACGGGAAGGCAACACACTCTCCATGGGCATCCGTTGTTTCTGGGACTCCGGCGACTATGCCCCCCTGACCAAAAACAATCCCATCCTGGTACGCGGCGCGCATATCAGCATCATCGCCCACATTACCATGCAGGAACTCGCCGTGTGTTTGGGCGAGGTGCAGGCAGTGAATGGCTTCGGCAACCGGTTCCTTTGGATATGCGCCCGGCGATCGAAACTGGTGGCCTTGCCTTCACGGATGCCGGACGCAGAGCTTGCGCCCTTGCAGCGCGAGCTTTGGCGGCGCGTGGGGCAAGCGCAGCAACGTGGGGTCATGACCATGACGGCGAATACCTTGGAGCTCTGGAGACACGTCTACCCAGAGCTCTCCCAGGAGCACACAGGCTTGGCCGGAAGTATAATCAATAGAGCAGAGGCCCAAACCCTGCGTTTGTCGCTTCTCTACGCGCTCTTGGATGCACAGGGGGAGATCGAGGAGCCCCACCTGCAGGCGGCCCTTGCCATGTGGCGCTACGCCCAGGACTCGGCGCTGTACATCTTCGGGGATCGGGCGACAGATCCGCTTGAGGATAAAATCCTGGAGGCGCTCAAGACCGGTCCGCTCACAGCGACCGAACTGAGCTCAGCCCTCAGTAGGCATGTCCCCCGCGACCGCCTCAAACCCCTGCTGCAGCAACTCGAAGCACAACAGCGCATTACCATCACCAAGGTCAAAAACGCGGGCCGTCCCCGGATCATCCTGGCCTTGCGCGAATTAAGCGAAAAAAGCGAACAAAGGAGGATCGGTGCATGA
- a CDS encoding transcriptional regulator, whose protein sequence is MVKKMFYYIEDMSIILGKTPASIHGHLARKQFDAVPPPIKLGRRLAWNPAVVEKWVQEKTDRADGKANPQRTLTTPPTKRRGRPRKSERKNGDEQ, encoded by the coding sequence ATGGTCAAAAAAATGTTTTACTACATCGAAGACATGTCCATCATTCTTGGAAAAACTCCAGCATCAATCCACGGTCATCTCGCCCGAAAGCAGTTCGACGCTGTGCCGCCGCCTATAAAGTTGGGTCGCCGCCTCGCCTGGAATCCAGCCGTGGTCGAAAAATGGGTCCAGGAAAAGACCGATCGAGCCGACGGAAAAGCGAATCCCCAACGCACCCTCACAACGCCCCCCACTAAACGGCGCGGACGTCCGCGAAAATCGGAACGGAAAAATGGGGATGAGCAATGA
- a CDS encoding plasmid mobilization protein: protein MKENAPNRTAWIKLRVTPAEKEAIMAKAKAQGQTVTDFIRQRALDYRLRKTPLEKEHVRQLARVGALLNQLARWANTYKSRAETIRVLAALLSFERALKRDAAPDDRDRQETSLPLESKPSVETPCI, encoded by the coding sequence ATGAAAGAAAACGCCCCAAACCGCACAGCCTGGATCAAGCTTCGCGTCACCCCGGCTGAGAAGGAAGCGATCATGGCCAAGGCGAAAGCCCAGGGGCAGACCGTGACGGATTTCATCCGCCAACGAGCCTTGGATTATCGTCTGCGCAAAACGCCCTTGGAAAAGGAGCACGTGCGCCAGCTCGCCCGAGTGGGAGCGCTCTTGAACCAGTTGGCTCGGTGGGCCAACACGTACAAAAGCCGCGCGGAGACCATACGTGTATTGGCAGCCCTTTTAAGCTTCGAGAGGGCACTCAAGCGAGACGCTGCCCCAGATGACCGTGACCGGCAAGAAACCTCTCTTCCCCTGGAGTCAAAACCCTCCGTGGAGACGCCATGTATATGA
- a CDS encoding tyrosine-type recombinase/integrase — MATIRKRGAAQWEARIRKRGYPTTCKTFDTKVEAEAWAKDIETTMNKSLFVSAKEAEQYTLSECLERYIEEYIPRLKHAKRETDRARFLQKRTLAHRIMATIRARDIADFRREREGEGGSGNTIRLDFALLSKLFNYARSDWGMESLQNPVELAAKPRPAKGRDRRLEDGEEERLLAAASPRFRPVILFALETAMRREEIASLFWKNVNIRGRYVLLPETKNSEARTVPLAEGALTVLRELSWITASVVRSAAVDDCRKLSLKASNCCRVRASNLCRSCSVLARMRSAREAREASELPVLDIDSPFEAKLFAAGWVFDGDVVLARPVDFQVCLLKRRKEL; from the coding sequence ATGGCGACTATCCGAAAACGCGGTGCAGCGCAGTGGGAAGCCCGGATTCGCAAGCGGGGCTATCCCACGACGTGCAAGACCTTTGACACCAAGGTGGAAGCTGAAGCATGGGCCAAGGACATTGAAACGACCATGAACAAGAGCCTCTTCGTGTCCGCCAAGGAGGCCGAGCAATATACACTGAGCGAGTGCCTTGAGCGCTACATTGAGGAGTATATCCCGCGCCTGAAGCATGCCAAGCGGGAAACCGACCGGGCCAGGTTCCTCCAGAAGCGGACCCTCGCCCATCGGATCATGGCCACCATCCGCGCCCGGGACATTGCCGACTTCCGCCGCGAACGCGAAGGTGAAGGGGGGAGCGGCAACACCATACGCCTGGATTTCGCCCTGCTCTCCAAGCTCTTCAACTACGCCCGCTCGGATTGGGGCATGGAAAGCCTGCAAAACCCTGTGGAGCTGGCCGCCAAGCCAAGGCCCGCCAAAGGCCGCGACCGACGCCTGGAAGATGGCGAGGAAGAGCGATTGCTGGCTGCCGCTTCGCCCAGGTTCAGGCCGGTCATCCTCTTCGCCCTGGAAACCGCCATGCGCCGGGAAGAAATCGCCAGCCTGTTCTGGAAGAATGTCAATATCCGAGGTCGATACGTCCTCTTGCCCGAAACCAAGAACAGCGAGGCCCGGACAGTCCCCCTAGCTGAAGGGGCGTTGACTGTCCTGCGCGAGCTGTCCTGGATAACGGCTTCGGTTGTACGCAGCGCGGCGGTCGATGACTGCCGCAAGCTCTCGCTCAAGGCGTCGAATTGCTGCCGGGTCAGGGCTTCGAACCTCTGCCGGTCCTGCTCTGTCTTGGCCCGCATGCGCTCGGCCAGGGAGGCCAGGGAGGCCAGTGAGTTGCCAGTGCTCGACATAGATTCCCCCTTTGAGGCGAAGCTTTTCGCCGCTGGCTGGGTCTTTGACGGTGATGTAGTCCTTGCCCGCCCTGTTGATTTCCAGGTCTGCCTCCTGAAGCGCCGCAAGGAGCTCTGA
- a CDS encoding tyrosine-type recombinase/integrase, giving the protein MSPGIFKKGFQRMAVTWIKTNFPGVRYYEHAARKHGVQRDRYFAIRFQTEGKRREEGLGWASEGWTAAKAAQTLADLKKAATTGEGPATLAEKRELAEARRKAEQTAMERDARQGVIFDAFWQDDYVIALRNRVKPESYQKEEAHFKFWLSPTLGKLPLREITEADLERVQDKIRAAGLSDRSHEYIMGTFRRVWKHAFKRKIVAVECPVGKLDIPKPVNTRLRVLTPEEIQALLAELATVDQTAHDLTVFALLTGCRASEAFKLRWENVDFVREAALFPETKNREPREVFLAADVLDMLKRRGPGRPGEYVFTKRDGTPYDAAPSSFKTALERLGFNEGRALRDRATFHNLRHSAATYAARRGVPVKDMQTIFGWKTPSMVFRYAKGSEDVQRRAMKGLASAFMEDKGGKVVPFPAEKVSGE; this is encoded by the coding sequence ATGTCGCCAGGGATTTTCAAAAAGGGGTTCCAGCGCATGGCCGTCACCTGGATAAAGACCAACTTCCCCGGTGTCCGTTACTATGAACACGCCGCCCGCAAGCATGGCGTCCAGCGGGACCGATATTTTGCCATCCGTTTCCAGACCGAAGGCAAACGCCGCGAAGAGGGACTTGGATGGGCAAGTGAAGGCTGGACAGCGGCCAAGGCAGCCCAAACCCTGGCAGACCTCAAGAAAGCCGCCACGACGGGAGAAGGCCCGGCCACCCTGGCCGAGAAGCGTGAACTGGCCGAGGCCCGGCGCAAGGCCGAACAGACCGCCATGGAGCGTGATGCCCGGCAAGGCGTGATCTTCGATGCCTTTTGGCAAGATGACTACGTGATTGCCCTCCGCAACCGGGTCAAGCCCGAGTCATATCAAAAGGAAGAGGCTCACTTCAAATTCTGGCTGTCCCCTACCCTCGGCAAACTGCCCTTGCGCGAAATCACCGAAGCCGACCTTGAGCGCGTCCAGGACAAGATCAGGGCCGCCGGCCTGTCCGACCGATCCCACGAGTACATCATGGGCACGTTCCGCCGCGTCTGGAAGCACGCCTTCAAGCGCAAGATCGTGGCCGTGGAGTGCCCCGTGGGCAAGCTGGACATCCCCAAGCCCGTCAACACCCGGCTCCGCGTCCTGACCCCGGAAGAGATTCAAGCTCTTCTGGCGGAACTGGCGACCGTGGACCAGACTGCCCACGATCTGACCGTCTTTGCGCTGCTCACTGGTTGCCGGGCCTCCGAGGCGTTCAAGCTGCGATGGGAAAACGTGGACTTCGTGCGCGAGGCCGCCCTTTTCCCCGAGACGAAGAACCGCGAACCCCGCGAAGTCTTCCTTGCCGCCGACGTGCTGGATATGCTGAAGCGCCGAGGCCCCGGCCGCCCTGGCGAGTACGTCTTCACCAAGCGCGACGGCACGCCCTACGACGCCGCCCCGTCCTCTTTCAAGACGGCCCTGGAACGCCTCGGTTTCAACGAAGGGCGTGCTCTGCGTGACCGGGCCACGTTCCACAATCTTCGGCACTCTGCCGCCACCTACGCGGCCAGACGCGGCGTCCCGGTCAAGGACATGCAGACCATTTTCGGCTGGAAGACCCCGAGCATGGTTTTCCGCTACGCCAAGGGCAGCGAGGATGTGCAGCGCCGGGCCATGAAGGGACTTGCCAGCGCGTTCATGGAAGACAAGGGCGGGAAGGTGGTTCCGTTCCCGGCCGAGAAGGTGTCGGGCGAATAA
- a CDS encoding type II toxin-antitoxin system MqsR family toxin: MEKRKPTYDLGSFQDAARRGEVAVTRTAAQAAQRLGFDYDGMMVVIESMNRRHFYKSMTAYADNAAWQDVYHVPTSAGILYVKFMAGRISAFDLLSFKEK, from the coding sequence ATGGAAAAGCGAAAGCCGACGTATGACCTGGGCTCTTTCCAGGATGCGGCGAGAAGGGGCGAAGTCGCCGTGACGAGAACCGCCGCCCAGGCAGCCCAACGCCTCGGCTTCGATTATGATGGCATGATGGTGGTCATTGAGAGCATGAACCGCAGGCACTTTTACAAATCCATGACCGCCTACGCGGACAACGCGGCCTGGCAGGATGTGTATCATGTGCCGACATCCGCCGGGATTTTGTACGTGAAATTTATGGCTGGAAGGATTTCGGCCTTTGACCTGCTCTCTTTCAAGGAGAAATAG